The following DNA comes from Hordeum vulgare subsp. vulgare chromosome 3H, MorexV3_pseudomolecules_assembly, whole genome shotgun sequence.
GTAACGTACGCTACGATGCGCGTTGGTGACTGACTCCTCCATCCTACTGAGATGAATCAACCTCTGCACTTGTACCTACTGAATTGTGTGACATTATGTTGATCAAGGGTTGAAGAAGGAGGAGTTCCGGGTGCACGTCGACGCCGCcggccggcttgacatcctcggcCCCTCAACGGCGGATGGAGGAGCCGGGAAGATGCGGCTGCACCAGGTGTTCCAGCTGCCAGCCACATCCGACCTCGACGCAATCACCGGACGGTACAACGCCAACGTGCTCACGCTCACCGTGCCCAAGCTGTCTTCCGCCCCGCCCAAGGGCAAGGAGGCCTCCAACTCGAGCGACGTCGGCGACCAACCAACGGATAAGAAATCCAAGCTTAGCCGGGAGGCGGAGCGGCTGATCGAGGCGGCCATGGCAAGGTTGCAGGGGAGACACAAGCAGGAGACGGCCAAGGAGCAAAGCAGCAAGGAACCCCCGGCCACCAAAGTGGACCAGAGGGAAAAGGAGCCCAAGGCAGAAAAGGTGGTGAAAGGAGATGATGGTCAGGACGGCAAGGCCAAGGCCGCGGCCGCTCCTCAACACAAGGAGAAGCTCGAGTGTGAGACGACGCAGAGACAGAGGGAGAAGAAAGGCTGCTGGAAGGAGCGGGCGGCAGAGGAGGGGTTCAAGTGGGCGGATGCCATAGGTAAGAACAAGGAGGTGATCGCCGCCACCGCCGTTGCTGCCTTCACGCTAGGCGTCTTCGTCTCCCATAGGCTCTTCTCcagaaactgaagaaactgaaaaTGCAGCCGCCTTCACGCTAGGCGTCTTCGTCTCCCAGAGGCACTTCTCCAGAAACTGAAAATGCTCTTCCCCAGATATATACGTGAGGAATAAATTCTCGTGGATAATAAAGAGTTTAATGATACTATCACATACGTACATGACTAAAACATACTGTACATGAAACTTAAAAATAAAATGGAACTATCACATGCTCCCTCCGTCCAACAAGTATTTCAGGATGGAGGGACTACATGACCAAAATACATACTCGCATGGCCATCTTATTTTTCATATTCCTGCATTTTCatgatttatttcttttttttcctccACGAGGCTTGGGAAAATACACAATAATTAACGACGATGCCCAACAATTTCCATGCCCTTTCTAAGCTGCACAAGTTACATTTTATAATAATGGAGTAAAAGAGTTTTGCCAACAAGCCATTTGATATCTTGGGTGTACATTTTACATTGCCAACAAACTGCACAAATAGTGCCACCCACTACGGAAATAAACATCATTTATTTAGTTTACCGTACAACTGCGCCTTTTATTTTGCTACAAAAACAAATAATGATACACTACTCCAGTTCTAGCTTTTCAGCCGCATAGAAAATAGGAACAAGGGGAATAACAAATCATGAGCTTATAAAGAGTGCAATCGATTGTGCCATCATCAAAGCGGGCCTTTTGTACAGCCATATGCACAGTAATAGGGGCCGATTAAAAGATCGTCACGACGCTGTCATGGACCCTGTTCTTCTGGTTCTGGGCAACGCATTCGGAGATCCACATCAAGTTCCTTATCTCCTGCTCTCGTAGCCTCATGTACGCAAAGAAAACAGCATAGTGGAACTGCACAGACAAGGAGAGAACATCAGAGCTCCCACCTTCAATTCTAGAGTAAGGTCTGAAATAGTGGCACACAGAGGTCACAAGTTTTCTCAGACAAAGGCACTAGCACTAGCACTAGCACTTCGGCATTTTTTAGAACTACCCAGACAGATCTATAGAATCATGTGCAGAGCTGTGGCTTGTTggcacatactccctccgtcccaaaaagcTTGTCTTAGATTTGATGTATCTAGACACGTTTTACAAGCATGTATGTATGCATCACAGCATCAGTACTGCATGTGGCTGGACGTGtcataggccctgtttggaaccacccagattatataatccagtttttataatctattctgtctccaaacatgacagcttatggtgtagattataaaaactagatggatagattattagaaactcataatctactctacaccagctaaaatcagattatgaattgctaatgacccattacccttgtaaagttggagataattacattcctaccatcgccaccctcctctttttttaaaaaaaaaaagagggcagacaggtcattatgcaatgtaagacctggattacagtttatataatctggcctccaaacatgttcacctagattatttttataaaccagattatataatctatcttcataatccagattatcataatctattatggttccaaacagggccatagCCTTTGACTAAATCAGTCTACCAGTATAGTTGAGTGTATAACGTACTGACTTGCAGAACTTCGCATATATCCAATGTACAATATTGGATCTCTTGCATTTTGATCATCTGTCGTCATTTTAGTCAGATATCTTATactacctccgttcctaaatactccctccatccggaaatacttgtcataggaatggatgtatctagatgtattttagttctagaaacATCTATTTTTATACATTTGTGAGGGACTATAAGATGTTTTAGCTTTTCTCTATTTTCTCAGATTCATATGCATCTACATGCGTTTTAAtgtgtatattcactcattttaaaccatatgtagtccatattgCAATATCTAAAACACCTTATAATTAGAAACGGATGGAGTATAAAGTATCTTGTGTAAAcctacatactccctccgtccggaaatacttgtcctagaaatggatgaatctagacttattttagttatagatacatccattatatccatttttaggacaagtatttccggacggagggagtacaaaataaACCTAAAAATATGTACCTGCTGTTCGAATGACAGGCGCAGCCTCTTTACTTCCTCCTCATAGAAGGCCTTGTCCAACATCTGACTTTCCCCATATGATATCTTTGCAAAAATAGACTGGTATGGGGGGTACTTCTCCATTACACCACGCACCTGCAGGATGAGGACGAAAAAATTATGACGGCAGCCTGAATAATTAATGTGCGCGTACAGATCTCACTTTGTGAAGAGGGCACTGGTCTCAGTTCCAGTATAACTTAGATGCAATCCCTCTTGAAATACTACATGCTTGTTAAGATTTCCATATGCTCTTTTTAATATCATCTCCACAACAATAAAgcacacatctaactttcaagtgAGAACTTCCAGAATGTAGTACATATCACACTCAAAACTACAATACATCCTAGAGAGCATAAATCAGAACAGGAAAACATACAGtcattttgttttccttttttgttaAGTGTTATAGCCTAATGGAAGCTTAGGAACACGAAATTTGCAGGCAAATTCCTTACCTGGGCGTCCTACCATCAACAAAGCGGTACACGCTTTTGGCAGTACTTATCAACATATAAAATAGACTGTTGCCACTATCGAAGTGAAGTATCACcccatagccccccccccccccccctcccctcttTTTTATCCTCATTTTAAGCCACTCGGGAGAGGCAACCCCATTCCTTGACCCTGATGACTGGTAAGTATGAAGGTTCTCCATTCTTAAGGAGGAAGTGTTCAGCCTAGGGCGCATGGTATGTTCAAAAGACCTCACGAAGTTAATTATTATCAATGGTCCTATCACAAACATTTGAAAGAGATATTTATGATGAAATAACCATATTAACAAAACTTAAGGCTGAAATACTGAGCAATATGCACAAAATTGGGTAATGAAATGAACCAGTTCACGGCATTATAATTTCGTGTTTAGACAACTGAAAATATTTATGTAGTAGAATGACGGGCATTGAGCTTAAAAGCAGAACTTGGATATACCTGGTCAACATCTTCACAGACAGCCAACTCTTCATGACCATATGGAAACCTGGAAACATCAGACTACTATAACCACATGCAAAAGAGGCATATTTTAACTAAAAGTAATGCTAGTGCTACTTCCAACCGAAACCTACAATAGACCGAAATTGGAGTACAGCTTCCTGCGGTCATCTCTAGTCAGCTCAGTCCCAATACTGAGAAAAACATGACAAGGAAATTACCAGTCAGATGTCTGTGAATGAAATAGCAAACAGGGGGATCTGTCACACAGAAAGATGAAATGTTTAGTTTGTTACCTGTTTATTGTAATGTTTACAGCTCTTCTGTCAGCTTCAAATGAAAGGAGATTACACATAATGTCAGCCGTCGCACCACCTAGTTTCTGTTGCGAAGAAGTTATTTAGAAACCAAACAATACTAGGCAAAACAACGTTTTCAGTGAaaaattgtactccctccgttcctaaatataagtctttctagaggtttcactaggggactacatacagatgtatatagacatattttagagtgtagattcactcattttgctccgtatgtggtcttttagtaaaatctcttaaaagacttatatttcggaacggagggagtagaagccaCCATATTTTAGTTCATACCGcacaaaatttgtaaaaatcctgAAGATACGCTTTGTAGAGTGTGTTCCTCATGATCTCAATATTCATGTCATCCAGATCCTACACAATAAACATGAAGCTCGAATAACATACCAAGGTATACTTAACCGTTTTAACAAAAATGAACAGCACAATGGTTGCAAAGTTTTTACCTCAGATGTAATGCACTCTGAGAAGTACGGTGCTAAGGGTGTATCAACTAGAACCAGCCTGTAAAGCTCACGCATATTTTGAGCAACTGCAAGCGATGCAATGCTGTTGATTGACGGGAAAAAAATGAAGAGTCAGTATTTGATAGATATCCATTTAACAGAAACGAGAAAGGAACCACAAGAATACCTATCAAACATGCCCAATGGATGGCATTTCTCCAACAGTTCATTGACATCTCTTTCATGCAATGTCCCAGTAACAATAAGGACAACATTATCGATCATGTGTCCATACCTGTGGAAAACATTATCCCGTTAGGATCAAACTGAACTCCACCCTGCAGTGGTTTGATATGTTGTTGGCTTGTGCAAACGAAGCAGAAACAAATGGCATCCTAGCGGTGCTCCATTACTTACGTTATGTATTGTAGGAATGTAGATAGAGGTTCATTCGCCTGGCACAACATGTGTTTGTATTCATCAACCAACTTAAGAGTGCACTTCTCGACGATTGTTGTTGTGTGCAAGGGAGAAGGTTCTGCAATTAATCAAAAATAAGATGACAATAAAGAGGTATCGAAAGAAACGCGTAGAACAAGCATACACAGCAAATATATCATAGCACAACAGCACATTGATGGAAGGGCATTTAGCACCACATGGCGGGTGTGACGTAACAGATGAGAAAAAAAATAGACTAATCTTCTTCAGGAAGAAATATGATGTAATAAATTGAGTGAAGTCGTCTTGGAACACATGACAGATAGCTGAAAAAGTAAGGTGGGAGTGGAGGAATGAGGATTGTAGTCCAGGGGGGTCAGGCTGATGCTACAGATTTGCGATGACATGTGGGCTGTGGGAAATATAACCAACTTGCAGGCACTGCGTAGATTAACACTGCCCGTTTGGTTGCTCATCAAACCTGTTCCCAACGATTCCCAGAGAGCAGGCCTAGCTTAAGAGCTTCCCTCATGAGATCCCAACTCGAGAAGGAAGAGCCGAGCACGGTGCAGTCTTATTATCCCTAACTAAATCTCTAATTGGCTAATCGAGATCGCAATTCGCATGGACGGGATCAGGAATCGGGAACCTTACCCAATCCAATCCAACTCAAAGAAGACAAGGAAAAGATCCGAGCTAGGTGAGAGAGAGGAATCAGGCCATACCGTTCTGGAGGTATGGACCGTACTCGGTGGCGGAGAGGTGCATCTTGATGTCGTCGAGGGTCTCGCACTGGCAGAGGTTGTTGTAATCGGCTTGGGTGAGGAGTCCCGAGCGGTTCCCCCGCACGATCGCCTCCAGGAACCCATCGTGGATGTTGAACGACAGCATCTCCCACGAGTACATCTTGGTTCTCACCGGAGGAAGGATCTCGGCCGAGGCGAGGGGGATCGGGAGGCAGCTAGCTGCAGATCCGGGAGGGAGTTCGCGCTTGCGGATGCGGTGGAGATTTTTATCTGTCAGCCAGAATTCGTCTTCACAAGGCAAGGTCGTGCCGGGCTCAGCGTACCTCTCAGATCCGGCTAGGCACGTCGCCACGCCTGTGCCCTGTGGCTGTGGTTTCTTTTGTTTTTCAGAGGAAGACAATGCCAACCCGGAGACAAAATTTTAGGACGCCTTTGCTAAAGTGCATTAGCCCAGCCAGGCCTACGCAATAATTCTACACCTACGTGAACTTACGAAAGTTCTACGTAAATCCTTCTCGCTAATTATAAATTGTCCCTTAATTTAAGAGGGGTGAAGTCTCAAAACAACCCTATCTTCTTGTCGGATTCAAACCTTCACCTTCTAATCCATGGAATCTGCACCCCCACCTTTCAAATCCCGGTTGTAATGGCCCTTCAGCTCGTTCCCAAACAAGGGATTGCGGATGTGGCGCTCGGAGAGACCGGGATCGCTGAATATGTGCGCTGGAGAAAACTGGTTGAGCCAGACCAGCTTTGTTCGCCTCCCCTCGCTCTGTTCCCTGCGGCTGGACGCATGAACTTCTCCGCGGCGTCCATGGCTAACGACGACTGATCCCGGCTGCTCTCCGACAAGAACTACGGCAGAGCAGAATCAGGTACGCGATAATGCATCCGTTCTGAGCATTTGGTGTTTTCCCCCTCTGTATGGATGCTAGGTTTAGGGTTCTACAGTGAGGGGAAGTTGGGGTTTTTGTGGGTGGGCATttgttggggttttgattatcactGTTGCATCAGTAACTTTGATTATCATGTAGGTGTTTGTCGTTCAAATCATGGACCCGGCAGAGATCTTGAatgtcagattccactttgggggGAAGTTCATCAAGATTGGTCCAAGTCTTGACTATGTGGGAGGAGATTCTGGATTGTCAGAGATCGAGTGTGACAAGCTCTCTTTACAGGAGGTGAAAGGGTTTTTAAGAGATCGTATGGCAGTGAAGGAGAGCATGAAGTGCTATTTCTTGTTGCCTGGCAGAGATTTGGCAGATGGATTGATCTTTTTACATGATGATGTTGGCTGCATCAAAATGTCTGACTATATTACAGATGGAGGAGTTGCTGACATATATGTGGAGtataaaggtgaagaagatgaaaaGGAAGAAACAGACAATGGTTCAGATTTTGAAGATGAGCTAGATGAAGTGATGAACTTGGGCAGTGAAGAAGAACCTGATGCAGTTATCACAACAGAAGAACCTGATGCATTTATCACAACACAAGAACTTGCTGTAATTATCACATCACAAGAACCTGGTCATATTCTGAATGCCATTGAACAGAGTGGTGCTGCTGGATAAATTCTTGAGCATATACTTGTTCCTGATGTAGGTGGTGTGATCACTCAAGAGATACTACTGAAGGGGGCACAAGATACTGCTAAAGTGCCGCAAAATGGTTCAGATTCAGAGGAATCAGAGGACTATGAGTATGTTCCACATAGTGATGATAGTGGGGAAGAATCAGAGGTTGTTGAGATGAGAAAACATGCAAGAAAATTCAGGAAAAAGATGAGAGATTCCAAGATGTGGGCTGATACAAATGCAACACGGGCAGTGCCCATTGATTTGGTAGCAAATGTGGAGGAAGTTGTGGAGGACATGGAATTTGAGTCATCAGACGAAGACTACTCCTATGATGAGGATGAAGATGGCAACATAGGTAGGAGGAAGAGCCAGTTTGTGAGGTTTAACTCAAGATCTGACATTCCTCATTTTAGTCTCGGAATGGTTTTCAAAAGCAAGAAACAGTTGACTAGAGCTATCAAGAGATATGGGCTTGCTACCAAAAGAAGCATTTCATTCTTGAAGTCAGAGGAGGTCAGAGTTAGAGCAAAATGTGATTGGCCTGGGTGTCCCTGGATGTTATATGCAGCTAAGACCAGTAGGTGTTCTaggtttcaaatcatcacatttgAAGATGAACACCAATGTGCACAAAACAGAGACAACAGACTGGTTACTGCTAAGGTCATTGCCAAAAGGTATGAGCACTTCATCCTGGCAAATCCTTTGTGGAAGATTGATAGTATGAATTCCACAATGATGAAAGACATGTTTGCTGATGTGTCCATTTCAAAGTGCAAGGCTGCAAAAAAACTTGTACTTGACAAGCTGATGAGTGGTATGCAAAGTGAGTACAGCAGGGTGTTTGATTATCAGTTGGAATTTCTTAGGAGCAATACTGGGAGTGTTGTGGCTATTTGCTTGGATCCAAAAGAGATGGAGAAAAATATTTTTCAACAATTCTATGTATGTTTCAATGCTATGAAGCAAGGGTTTAAAGCTGGTTGTAGGAAAGTGATTGGACTAGAtggttgtgttggaaatatgccatagaggcaataataagatggttattatcatatttccttgttcatgataatcgtctattgttcatgctataattatattaacaggaaacagtaatacatgtgtgaataaatagatcacaatgtgtcccttaccgacttaccgccatcattttggggatacgcattagaaactgcagcattcactttaaatagggcaccgtctaaatccattgagacgacaccgtatgaactatggtttggcaagaaacgtaagttgtcgtttcttaaagtttggggctgcgatgcttatgtgaagaaacttcaaccagaaaagctcgaacccaaagcggagaaatgcgtattcataggataccctaaggaaactattgggtataccttctatcttagatccgaaggtaaaacctttgttgccaagaacaggtCCTttttagagaaagagtttctctcgaaagaagtaagtgggaggaaggtagaacttgatgaggtaattacaccccctcttgaacaggatagtagcgcagcgcgggaagttgttcatgtggcgcctacaccaactgaagaggaagttaatgatgatgatcatgaagcttcggatcaagttgctactgaaccgcgaaggtccacaagggcacgctccgcaacagagtggtacggcaaccctgtgatggaatcatgttgttagacaacggtgaaccttcgaactatgaagaagcgatggcgggcccggattccaacaaatggcttgaagctatgaaatccgagataggatccatgtatgagaacaaagtatggactttggtggacttgcccgatgaccggcgagccatagaaaataaatggatcttcaagaagaagactgatgcaaacggtaatgtaaccgtttacaaagctcgacttgtcgcaaagggttttcgacaaattcaaggagttgactacgaagagactttctctcccgtagtgaagctgaaatcagtccgaattatgttagcaattgccgccttttatgattatgaaatttggcaaatggacgtcaaaacaacgttccttaacgggaaccttaaggaagagttgtagatgatgcaaccagaaggttttgtcgaccctaagggtgctaacaaagtgtgcaagctccagcgctccatctatgggctagtgcaagcatctcggagttggaacattcgctttaatgaggtgattaaagcgtttgggttcatacaggtttacggagaagcctgtctgtacaagaaagtgagtgggagctctgtagctttcctcatactgtatgtggatgacatattattgatggggaataatatagagatgttggagagcataaaggcctatttgaacaagaattTTTcgctgaaggaccttggagaagctgcatacatattaggcatcaagatctatagagatagatcgagacgcctgataagtCTTTCGCAAAGcagataccttgacaagatattgaagaaattcaatatggaaaactcaaagaaagggttcttgccagttttgcaaggtatgagattgagtaagactcagtcgccgaccacggcagcagatagagataagatgagttatgtcccctacgcatcagccgagggctctctaatgtatgccatgctgtgtaccagacctgatataaaccttggcataagcttggtagggaggtaccaaagtgatcccggtatggaacactggacagcggtcaagaatatccttaagtacctgaaaatgactaaggaagtgtttctcgtttatggaggtgacgaagagctcgtcgtaaagggttacgtcgacgctagctttgacacagatccagatgactctaagtcacagaccggatacgtatatgtgttgaatggtggggcagactggacagcagcaagcaagaagtcgtggcagcatctacatgtgaagcggagtacatagctgcttcagaagcgactcatgaaggaatttggatgaaggagctcatcaccgaccttgtagtggttccaagcgcgtcgggtccaatgacactcttctgtgataacactggggccattgccatagccaaggagcctaggtttcaccggaagatgaagcacatcaaacgccgctacaactccatccaggaccatgtccagagtggagtgatagatatttgtaaagtacacacggatctgaatattgtagacccgttgactaaacctcttccacgagcaaaacatgatcaacaccataatgctatgggtgttcgatacatcacaatgtaacttgattattgactctagtgcaagtgggagactgttggaaatatgccctagaggcaataacaagatggttattgtcatatttccttgttcatgataatcgtctattgttcatgctataattgtattaacaggaaacagtaatacatgtgtgaataaatagatcacaatttgtccctagcaagcctctagttggctagctcgttagtcaatagatgatcatggtttcctaatcatgggcattagatgtcattgataacgggatcacgtcattgggagaatgatgtgatggacaagacccaatcctaagcatagcactagatcgtgttgttcggatgctaaagcttttctaatgtcaagtatcttttcctttgaccgtgagattgtgcaactcccggataccgtaggagtgctttgggtgtatcaaacgtcacaagtaactgggtgactataaaggtgcactacgggtatctctgaaagtgtctgttgggttggtacgaatcgagatcgggatttgtcactccgtgcgacggagaggtatctctgggcccactcggtagaacatcatcatgacctcaatgtgactaaggagttagtcacacgatgacgtgctacggaacgagtaaagagacttaccggtaatgagattgaacaaggtattggtataccgacgatcgaatctcgggcaagttctataccgatagacaaagggaattgtatacggggttgattgaatccttgacatcatggttcatccgatgagatcatcgtggaccaagtgggagccaccaaggGTATcctgaccccgctgatggttattggccggagaggtgtctcggtcatgtctgcatgtctcccgaacccgtagggtctacacacttaaggttcgatgacgctacgaggttaccgaaagttgttcggagtcccggatgagatcccaaacgtcacgaggagctccggaatggtccggaggtaaagattgatatataggatggatggttttggacgccggaagtgtttcgggcgtcaccggtaacatactgggaccaccgggaccaccggaggtggccccgggggtccaccgaaggggggcaacgaccccaataggctagatgggccaagtgcgggagcgaaccagctcctaggtgggctggtgcgcctcccacacccatcccaatgcgcaagtggtgggagagggggcaaccctaggcgcaggtgggccttaggcccaccaggtggtgcgccaccccctcccaccctagccgccgcccccctttcccatctggtggctgccgcaccacctaggggtgaaccctaggggtggcgcacccccctcccctcctcctataaatagagaggggttttggcccttgggaaacAGACTTCtcgctctccctcggcgcagccctgcccttctttctcctcctctttgccggtgcttggcgaagccgtgccgggagacctcgtctctccatcgacaccacgccgttgtgctgctggagtttttcacca
Coding sequences within:
- the LOC123443780 gene encoding inactive protein RESTRICTED TEV MOVEMENT 2-like, coding for MARDMASRQESPAAAADWDYEWVHGDGGYLLRLNLPGLKKEEFRVHVDAAGRLDILGPSTADGGAGKMRLHQVFQLPATSDLDAITGRYNANVLTLTVPKLSSAPPKGKEASNSSDVGDQPTDKKSKLSREAERLIEAAMARLQGRHKQETAKEQSSKEPPATKVDQREKEPKAEKVVKGDDGQDGKAKAAAAPQHKEKLECETTQRQREKKGCWKERAAEEGFKWADAIGKNKEVIAATAVAAFTLGVFVSHRLFSRN
- the LOC123443779 gene encoding probable V-type proton ATPase subunit d codes for the protein MYSWEMLSFNIHDGFLEAIVRGNRSGLLTQADYNNLCQCETLDDIKMHLSATEYGPYLQNEPSPLHTTTIVEKCTLKLVDEYKHMLCQANEPLSTFLQYITYGHMIDNVVLIVTGTLHERDVNELLEKCHPLGMFDSIASLAVAQNMRELYRLVLVDTPLAPYFSECITSEDLDDMNIEIMRNTLYKAYLQDFYKFCAKLGGATADIMCNLLSFEADRRAVNITINSIGTELTRDDRRKLYSNFGLLFPYGHEELAVCEDVDQVRGVMEKYPPYQSIFAKISYGESQMLDKAFYEEEVKRLRLSFEQQFHYAVFFAYMRLREQEIRNLMWISECVAQNQKNRVHDSVVTIF